Proteins from a single region of Thermodesulfatator atlanticus DSM 21156:
- a CDS encoding mechanosensitive ion channel family protein encodes MNIESLREAWAQIIAHKWLGALLVIFLYLILAKIVDLIFVKGLKRLASLTKITFDDAILRFLHWPVVLNVALLGLAHATYILNLGSRFEFIVQNLIKTIICLIWTVTAFRFVRWLTKRKGYFAERFGHLGADILVLLKNIAYVIIFVTASFIILSIWNVNITPLLASAGIVGVAVALAARETLANFFGGISLFLDRTYKVGDYIILDSGERGEVIDVGIRSTRIRTRDDIIITIPNSIMANSKIINESAPEPRFRLRVPVGVAYGSDLEKVEKVLLELVKAAPHVEKFPEPRVRYRNFGDSSINLELLCWVDDPRHKGPAMHHLIKRIHERFSEEGITIPFPQRDVHLYPAEESPKEN; translated from the coding sequence ATGAATATTGAGAGCTTACGAGAGGCCTGGGCCCAAATTATTGCTCACAAATGGCTTGGCGCGCTTTTGGTAATCTTTCTTTATCTCATCCTGGCCAAGATAGTTGATCTTATTTTCGTGAAGGGATTAAAACGCCTGGCCTCACTTACTAAGATTACTTTTGATGATGCCATTTTACGCTTTTTGCATTGGCCGGTAGTTTTAAACGTGGCCCTTTTGGGGCTTGCCCACGCAACCTATATCTTAAATCTTGGCTCGCGCTTCGAGTTTATTGTCCAAAACCTGATTAAGACCATCATTTGTCTTATCTGGACAGTAACCGCTTTTAGGTTTGTCAGATGGCTCACCAAACGCAAAGGGTATTTTGCCGAGCGTTTTGGGCATCTTGGTGCCGATATCCTGGTACTTCTTAAAAACATCGCCTACGTAATCATTTTTGTTACTGCCTCTTTTATCATCTTAAGCATCTGGAACGTAAACATAACGCCTCTTCTTGCCTCGGCGGGTATTGTTGGTGTGGCGGTAGCTCTTGCTGCGCGGGAGACCCTTGCCAACTTTTTTGGGGGCATTTCGCTATTTCTTGACCGAACCTACAAGGTGGGTGATTACATCATCCTTGATTCTGGTGAGCGAGGCGAAGTGATTGACGTAGGTATTCGTTCAACCCGCATTCGCACCCGAGACGACATCATCATCACCATCCCTAACTCCATTATGGCAAATTCAAAGATAATAAACGAAAGTGCCCCTGAGCCCCGTTTTAGATTGCGGGTGCCGGTGGGAGTGGCCTATGGTTCAGACCTTGAAAAAGTAGAAAAAGTCCTTCTAGAGCTTGTTAAGGCTGCTCCTCACGTAGAAAAATTCCCAGAGCCCAGGGTGCGTTACCGCAACTTTGGTGATTCTTCGATAAATTTGGAACTTCTTTGCTGGGTGGATGATCCCAGGCACAAAGGCCCTGCCATGCATCACCTTATCAAACGTATCCACGAGCGCTTTTCCGAAGAAGGCATCACCATCCCCTTTCCCCAGCGCGACGTGCATCTTTATCCTGCGGAAGAATCGCCCAAAGAAAACTAG